The Dyadobacter sandarakinus DNA window AAGAGCAGCAGTTGCACGGATGTAAGCTACACCACCACCTGCAACGATACCTTCTTCAACCGCTGCACGGGTTGCATGCAATGCATCATCAACACGGTCTTTTTTCTCTTTCATTTCAACTTCTGTTGCAGCACCGATATAAAGGATCGCTACACCGCCGGAAAGCTTGGCAAGACGCTCCTGCAGTTTTTCACGGTCGTAGTCAGAAGTAGTGTTTTCAATCTGCGATTTGATCTGGTTAACACGGCCGCTGATTTCTTCAGGAGATCCGCTGCCATTTACGATCGTTGTGTTATCCTTGTCGATAATCACTTTTTCAGCAGTACCCAGGTATTCCAGAGTAGCATTCTCCAGTTTGTATCCCTGCTCTTCGCTGATGACAGTTCCGCCGGTAACTTTGGCGATATCTTCCAGCATGGCTTTACGACGGTCACCGAAGCCCGGAGCTTTTACAGCTGCCACTTTCAATGCACCGCGGATTTTGTTCACTACCAATGTAGCAAGTGCTTCTCCGTCAACATCTTCTGCAAGGATAAGCAGCGGACGGCCGGTTTGAGCAACTGCTTCCAGTACAGGAAGAAGCTCTTTCATGGAAGATACTTTCTTCTCAGAGATCAGGATGAACGGACGTTCCAGTTCCGCTTCCATTTTCTCAGTGTTGGTTACAAAGTATGGAGACAGGTAACCACGGTCGAACTGCATACCTTCCACAGTTTTTACTTCTGTTTCGGTTCCGCGCGCTTCTTCCACGGTGATTACACCTTCTTTACCTACTTTCTCCATCGCCTCAGCAATCATGTTACCGATTTCTTCGTCGTGGTTAGCGGAGATGGTAGCAACCTGAGCGATTTCTCTTGAAGTAGAGATATTTTTTTTCTGTGATTCCAGATCTTTTGTGATCGCTGAAACCGCTTTGTCGATACCGCGTTTCAGGTCCATCGGGTTAGCACCGGCAGCAACGTTTTTCACACCGATAGAATAGATCGCCTGTGCCAATACAGTTGCAGTAGTAGTACCATCACCAGCTGAATCAGCAGTTTTGGAAGCTACTTCTTTTACCAGCTGAGCACCCATATTTTCGATAGGGTCTTTCAGGTCAATTTCTTTGGCAACAGTTACACCATCTTTGGTGATGCTTGGAGAACCGAACTTTTTGTCGATAACAACATTGCGGCCACGTGGTCC harbors:
- the groL gene encoding chaperonin GroEL (60 kDa chaperone family; promotes refolding of misfolded polypeptides especially under stressful conditions; forms two stacked rings of heptamers to form a barrel-shaped 14mer; ends can be capped by GroES; misfolded proteins enter the barrel where they are refolded when GroES binds), whose translation is MSKKIFFDTEARDKVKRGVDTLADAVKVTLGPRGRNVVIDKKFGSPSITKDGVTVAKEIDLKDPIENMGAQLVKEVASKTADSAGDGTTTATVLAQAIYSIGVKNVAAGANPMDLKRGIDKAVSAITKDLESQKKNISTSREIAQVATISANHDEEIGNMIAEAMEKVGKEGVITVEEARGTETEVKTVEGMQFDRGYLSPYFVTNTEKMEAELERPFILISEKKVSSMKELLPVLEAVAQTGRPLLILAEDVDGEALATLVVNKIRGALKVAAVKAPGFGDRRKAMLEDIAKVTGGTVISEEQGYKLENATLEYLGTAEKVIIDKDNTTIVNGSGSPEEISGRVNQIKSQIENTTSDYDREKLQERLAKLSGGVAILYIGAATEVEMKEKKDRVDDALHATRAAVEEGIVAGGGVAYIRATAALEDLKGSNEDETTGINIIRMALEAPLRTIVSNAGGEPSVVINKVKDGTGAFGYNAKDNTYQDLLEAGIIDPKKVSRLALENAASIAGLLLTTECVIADEPEEAPAAGGHNHGGGMGGMM